A genomic stretch from Actinomycetota bacterium includes:
- the argB gene encoding acetylglutamate kinase, whose product MEKAREKARVLMEALPYIKEYYGKTVVVKFGGNAMENEELKERFASDIVLMRYVGMNPVIVHGGGPQVTHYMERLSLEVRFVDGHRVTDAATMEVAKMVLVGKVNKEIVSLINGHGTLAVGLSGEDGNLIRARKRTHSGRAGEEVDLGFVGEVEAVNPGILNNLIRDEFIPVVASIGVDGSGQSYNINADLVAGALAEALRADKLIYLTDVDGIYRDFEDKTSLIPELGIGEVEGLISSGGLGSGMLPKIQGCIDALRSGVRRAHIINGTIDHALLLELYTDAGIGTMVRA is encoded by the coding sequence ATGGAGAAGGCAAGGGAGAAGGCGAGGGTGCTCATGGAGGCCCTCCCCTACATCAAGGAGTATTACGGCAAGACGGTGGTTGTGAAGTTCGGCGGCAACGCCATGGAGAACGAAGAGTTGAAGGAGCGGTTCGCCTCCGACATCGTACTCATGCGCTACGTGGGCATGAACCCGGTGATCGTGCATGGCGGGGGGCCGCAGGTCACCCACTACATGGAGCGCCTCTCCCTCGAGGTGCGTTTCGTGGACGGCCACCGCGTCACCGACGCCGCCACCATGGAGGTGGCCAAGATGGTCCTGGTGGGCAAGGTCAACAAGGAGATCGTCTCGCTGATCAATGGGCACGGCACCCTGGCGGTGGGGCTTTCCGGCGAGGACGGCAACCTGATCAGGGCGCGCAAGCGCACCCACAGCGGCCGGGCCGGCGAGGAGGTGGACCTCGGCTTCGTCGGTGAGGTGGAGGCGGTGAACCCCGGCATCCTGAACAACCTCATCCGGGACGAGTTCATCCCCGTGGTGGCGAGCATCGGCGTGGATGGGTCCGGTCAGAGCTACAACATCAACGCCGACCTGGTGGCGGGCGCGCTGGCCGAAGCCCTCCGGGCGGATAAGCTCATCTACCTCACGGATGTGGACGGCATCTACCGGGACTTCGAGGACAAGACCAGCCTCATCCCGGAGCTGGGGATCGGCGAGGTCGAGGGCCTGATATCCAGCGGGGGCCTGGGGAGCGGCATGCTCCCCAAGATACAAGGGTGCATCGATGCGCTGAGGTCGGGGGTGAGGAGGGCGCATATCATCAACGGGACCATCGACCACGCCCTGCTGCTGGAGCTGTACACGGACGCCGGCATCGGGACCATGGTGCGGGCTTAA
- a CDS encoding acetylornithine transaminase yields the protein MEYGLEKAKSQEKEFLMENYSRLPVLFTHGHGTRLWDDGGKEYVDFVSGLGACVAGHCHAEVIAAVARQVSQLVHVTNLFYTRPQGELAEMLCAQTFAEKVFFCNSGTEANEAAIKLVRKYMREVRGEDRYNVVSALKSFHGRTYGSLAATGQPDKAEPFCPMPAGFAHVPFNDLAALREAVDETTCAVLLEPIQGEGGVYVGDAAYLQGARELCGEKGVLLVLDEVQTGMGRTGALFSHEHYGVVPDVMTAAKGLAGGLPIGAVLASAEVARGFVPGDHGSTFGGNPVVCAAALAVMGVLRDEDLIGNAARVGGYFMDGLLALQRSTGAIKEVRGMGLMLAAELEEPTAKEVVLSCLERGYVVNNIGESILRFLPPLSISTREVDGLLQELEGLLRAHRQDKE from the coding sequence ATGGAATACGGCCTGGAGAAGGCGAAGAGCCAGGAAAAAGAGTTTCTCATGGAAAACTACAGCCGCTTGCCGGTGCTGTTCACCCACGGCCACGGCACGCGCCTGTGGGACGATGGCGGCAAGGAGTACGTGGATTTCGTCTCCGGCCTGGGCGCCTGCGTTGCCGGGCATTGCCACGCGGAGGTCATCGCCGCCGTGGCGCGGCAGGTATCGCAACTCGTCCACGTCACCAACCTCTTCTACACCCGCCCCCAGGGGGAGCTGGCCGAGATGCTGTGCGCGCAGACCTTCGCGGAGAAGGTCTTCTTCTGCAACAGTGGCACCGAGGCCAACGAGGCAGCCATAAAACTGGTGCGCAAGTACATGCGGGAGGTGAGGGGAGAGGACCGCTACAACGTGGTCTCCGCCCTCAAGTCGTTCCACGGCCGCACCTATGGCTCGCTGGCGGCGACGGGCCAACCGGACAAGGCGGAGCCCTTCTGCCCCATGCCCGCGGGCTTTGCCCACGTTCCTTTCAACGACCTCGCAGCGCTGCGGGAGGCGGTGGACGAGACGACCTGCGCCGTACTCCTGGAGCCCATACAGGGCGAGGGAGGGGTCTACGTCGGCGATGCCGCCTATCTCCAGGGAGCTCGCGAGCTATGCGGCGAGAAGGGCGTTTTGCTCGTCCTCGACGAGGTGCAGACGGGGATGGGCCGCACCGGCGCCCTCTTTTCCCACGAGCATTACGGCGTGGTCCCGGACGTGATGACGGCGGCCAAGGGGCTGGCGGGAGGGCTGCCCATCGGGGCCGTGCTGGCCAGCGCGGAGGTTGCGCGTGGATTCGTCCCCGGGGACCACGGCAGCACCTTCGGAGGAAACCCGGTGGTGTGCGCGGCCGCCCTGGCGGTGATGGGGGTGCTGCGCGACGAGGACCTCATAGGCAACGCGGCGAGGGTCGGCGGCTATTTCATGGACGGGCTGCTCGCGCTGCAACGCAGCACGGGGGCCATCAAGGAGGTCAGGGGGATGGGGCTGATGCTCGCGGCCGAACTGGAGGAGCCCACGGCCAAGGAGGTGGTGCTCTCCTGCCTGGAGAGGGGATACGTGGTCAACAACATCGGCGAGAGCATCCTGCGCTTCCTCCCGCCGCTGTCCATCTCCACCCGCGAGGTCGACGGGTTGCTGCAGGAGCTGGAAGGGCTGCTTAGGGCCCACCGGCAGGATAAGGAGTGA
- a CDS encoding argininosuccinate synthase encodes MEKLVVLAYSGGLDTSVAIRWLEERYGMKVVALAANLGQPGDMEAIRLKALRIGAVDSVVLDLRERFAEEFVLPALWANALYEGKYPLATSLARPLIAAVMVEEARKRGAEAVAHGCTGKGNDQVRFDLTTMALGPDLSIIAPLREWNMSREDEIAYAEEHGIPVPVTVESPYSVDENLWGRSCEAGVLEDPMVEPREDAYEWTVSPAEAPGDPLYLEIEFAEGRPVALDGEEIGLVELIARVNELGGAHGVGRIDMVENRLVGIKSREIYEAPAATILIEAHRALESLTLTRETMHFKPVLEAKFAELVYYGLWYDPLRAALVAAIASTQEKVSGVARIKLFKGNCSVVGRRSPYSLYDYSLATYDRADEFSHRSSEGFIGLWGLPLKVWGIKQGGEG; translated from the coding sequence ATGGAGAAGTTGGTCGTCCTGGCCTACAGCGGGGGACTGGACACCTCGGTGGCCATCAGGTGGCTGGAGGAGAGATACGGGATGAAGGTGGTGGCGCTCGCCGCCAACCTGGGACAGCCCGGGGACATGGAGGCCATCCGCCTCAAGGCCCTACGGATAGGGGCGGTGGACTCGGTCGTGCTGGACCTGAGAGAGAGGTTCGCGGAGGAGTTCGTACTGCCCGCCCTGTGGGCAAACGCGCTCTACGAGGGGAAATACCCTCTGGCCACCTCGCTGGCGCGGCCACTCATCGCGGCGGTCATGGTGGAGGAGGCCAGGAAGCGTGGTGCCGAGGCCGTCGCCCACGGTTGCACCGGAAAGGGGAACGACCAGGTCCGCTTCGACCTAACCACCATGGCGTTGGGCCCTGACCTGAGCATCATCGCCCCCTTGCGGGAATGGAACATGTCTCGCGAGGACGAGATCGCCTACGCGGAGGAGCACGGTATCCCGGTGCCGGTGACGGTGGAAAGCCCATATTCCGTTGACGAGAACCTGTGGGGACGGAGCTGCGAGGCCGGGGTGCTCGAGGACCCCATGGTGGAGCCCCGCGAGGACGCTTACGAATGGACGGTGTCGCCCGCGGAAGCACCAGGGGACCCGCTGTATCTCGAAATAGAATTCGCCGAGGGGCGGCCGGTGGCCCTGGACGGCGAAGAGATAGGCCTTGTGGAGCTCATCGCCAGGGTCAACGAGCTGGGCGGGGCCCATGGCGTGGGCCGCATCGACATGGTGGAGAACCGGCTGGTCGGGATAAAATCACGGGAGATCTACGAGGCCCCCGCCGCCACCATACTCATCGAGGCCCACCGCGCCCTGGAGTCCCTGACCCTGACCAGGGAGACCATGCATTTCAAGCCGGTGCTGGAGGCGAAATTCGCCGAGCTGGTCTATTACGGCCTGTGGTACGATCCGCTCCGCGCCGCCCTCGTAGCGGCCATCGCTTCCACCCAGGAAAAGGTGAGCGGCGTGGCCAGGATCAAGCTGTTCAAGGGCAATTGCAGCGTGGTGGGCAGGCGGTCACCCTATTCGCTCTACGACTATTCACTGGCCACCTACGACCGCGCCGACGAGTTCAGCCACCGCTCCAGCGAGGGTTTCATAGGGCTGTGGGGGTTGCCGCTCAAAGTGTGGGGGATCAAGCAGGGCGGCGAAGGATGA
- the argF gene encoding ornithine carbamoyltransferase — translation MADLKGRDFLSVLDLDTRELFAVLDAADAFKVSLRQGAVRRSLGGKMVALIFQKPSTRTRVSFEAAVSHLGGHPLVLNASELQLGRGETVGDTGRVLSRYVDAMTLRTFSHAEVEELARAADVPVINALTDLEHPCQILADLMTVREHLGELAGLSLTYLGDGNNVANSLALGCALAGMRFTAACPAGYEPDGTIMAYARGLAGKDGVRVMNDPVEAVAGSQVLYTDVWTSMGQKEDSRKKRDLERFRLDGEMLAAADPEAIVMHCLPAHRGEEITAEVMDGPRSVVWDQAENRLHAQAALLDLLAGG, via the coding sequence ATGGCGGATCTCAAGGGCAGGGATTTCCTCAGCGTACTGGACCTGGATACCAGGGAACTGTTCGCGGTGCTGGACGCCGCCGACGCTTTCAAGGTGTCCCTGCGGCAGGGCGCGGTGCGTCGGAGCCTAGGGGGAAAGATGGTGGCCCTCATCTTCCAGAAGCCGTCCACGCGCACGCGGGTGTCTTTCGAGGCGGCCGTGTCCCACCTCGGCGGCCACCCCCTGGTGTTGAACGCCTCCGAGCTGCAGCTCGGCAGGGGAGAGACGGTGGGGGACACGGGAAGGGTGCTCTCGCGCTACGTCGATGCCATGACCCTGCGCACTTTCAGCCACGCCGAGGTGGAGGAACTGGCACGGGCGGCGGACGTGCCGGTGATCAATGCCCTAACCGACCTCGAGCATCCCTGCCAGATCCTGGCCGACCTCATGACGGTGAGGGAGCACCTGGGAGAGCTGGCGGGGCTGAGCCTCACTTACCTGGGCGATGGCAACAACGTCGCCAACTCCCTGGCCCTGGGCTGCGCACTGGCGGGGATGCGGTTCACGGCCGCGTGTCCGGCGGGGTACGAACCGGACGGCACTATCATGGCCTACGCACGAGGGTTGGCCGGGAAGGACGGGGTCAGGGTGATGAACGACCCGGTGGAGGCGGTGGCGGGGTCACAGGTCCTGTATACCGACGTGTGGACCTCCATGGGACAGAAAGAGGACAGCAGAAAGAAGCGCGACCTGGAGCGGTTCCGCCTTGACGGGGAGATGCTGGCAGCCGCGGACCCGGAGGCGATAGTCATGCATTGCCTCCCCGCGCACCGCGGGGAGGAGATAACCGCCGAGGTCATGGACGGCCCCCGCTCGGTGGTGTGGGACCAGGCCGAGAACAGGCTGCATGCCCAGGCGGCCCTGCTGGACCTCCTGGCAGGGGGATAG
- the argJ gene encoding bifunctional glutamate N-acetyltransferase/amino-acid acetyltransferase ArgJ, giving the protein MVESVRPGGICAALGFTAAAAACGLKATGEPDVCIIKAEKRCAAAATFTTNAFRAAPILVTGENLAADKHLQAVVVNAGNANAWTGEQGLLDARAMAELTARATGVEPGDVAVASTGVIGRYMDMAKVEAGISEAAARLSEDGSSEAARAIMTTDTHPKETSVFCDGFVVGGMAKGSGMIRPDMATMLAFITTDAAVGPEVLAPALRSAVDRSFNRISIDGCTSTNDMVLVMASGMSGKRPVGAEIEEPLHLVCSELARAIVADGEGATRFVTVRAHEAVSDGEAWRAAMAIAESPLLKTAVFGGDPNWGRVVQALGQAVKDADPSKVRVLIGGMLAAEAGAPSRAGAAELAGAMTGREVAIDVFLGRGEGAAEVWTCDFSYDYVKINAEYST; this is encoded by the coding sequence ATGGTAGAGAGCGTGCGGCCGGGAGGGATATGCGCGGCGCTGGGATTCACCGCCGCGGCCGCGGCCTGCGGGCTGAAGGCCACCGGGGAGCCCGATGTATGCATCATCAAGGCGGAGAAGAGGTGCGCAGCGGCAGCCACTTTCACCACCAATGCGTTCCGCGCAGCTCCCATCCTGGTGACCGGGGAGAACCTGGCTGCAGACAAGCACCTGCAGGCCGTGGTGGTCAACGCAGGCAACGCCAACGCCTGGACCGGCGAGCAGGGTTTGCTGGACGCGCGGGCCATGGCGGAACTCACCGCGCGCGCCACAGGCGTCGAACCAGGGGACGTGGCGGTGGCGTCGACGGGGGTCATCGGGCGCTACATGGACATGGCCAAGGTGGAAGCCGGGATCTCGGAGGCCGCGGCACGGCTGAGCGAGGACGGGTCGTCCGAGGCGGCGCGGGCCATCATGACCACCGACACCCACCCCAAGGAGACCTCCGTTTTCTGTGACGGTTTCGTAGTGGGGGGCATGGCCAAGGGTTCCGGCATGATCAGGCCGGACATGGCGACCATGCTGGCCTTCATCACCACGGACGCGGCGGTGGGACCCGAGGTACTGGCGCCTGCGCTGCGCTCTGCGGTGGACCGCAGCTTCAACCGCATAAGCATCGACGGCTGCACCAGCACAAACGACATGGTGCTGGTCATGGCCAGCGGGATGTCCGGGAAGCGTCCGGTAGGCGCGGAGATAGAGGAGCCGCTCCACCTTGTCTGCAGCGAGCTGGCCCGCGCCATCGTCGCCGACGGAGAGGGCGCCACGCGATTCGTGACCGTGCGCGCGCACGAGGCAGTGTCAGACGGGGAGGCGTGGCGCGCGGCCATGGCCATCGCGGAGTCCCCCCTGCTGAAGACGGCCGTCTTCGGGGGGGACCCCAACTGGGGCCGTGTCGTGCAGGCCCTGGGCCAGGCGGTGAAGGACGCTGACCCCTCAAAGGTGCGCGTCCTCATCGGCGGGATGCTGGCGGCCGAGGCGGGAGCGCCGTCGCGGGCAGGCGCGGCCGAGTTGGCGGGGGCGATGACCGGGCGTGAGGTCGCCATAGATGTCTTTCTGGGCAGGGGAGAGGGGGCGGCCGAGGTCTGGACTTGCGACTTCAGCTACGATTACGTGAAGATCAACGCCGAGTACAGCACGTAA
- the argR gene encoding arginine repressor, protein MDKRRRRDIIREMIETDPPASQKELVARLTARGIETDQSTVSRDLREMGAVRLTVDGGGAVYGFPGERTVISGEEELRRGARDYVISVEASGNMVILRTAPGNAQAMAAILDRTRLAEVAGTVAGDDTILVVVREGHEAGVLAGRFQEMAG, encoded by the coding sequence GTGGACAAGCGGCGGAGAAGGGATATCATCAGGGAGATGATAGAGACCGATCCCCCCGCCAGCCAGAAGGAGCTGGTGGCGCGGCTGACCGCGCGGGGCATCGAGACGGACCAGTCCACGGTCTCTCGGGACCTGAGGGAGATGGGGGCGGTGCGCCTGACGGTGGACGGCGGAGGCGCCGTCTACGGTTTTCCGGGAGAGAGGACCGTGATCAGCGGCGAAGAGGAGCTGCGGCGCGGGGCGAGGGATTACGTGATCAGCGTGGAGGCCAGCGGTAACATGGTCATCCTACGCACGGCGCCGGGAAACGCCCAGGCCATGGCCGCGATACTGGACAGGACGCGGCTGGCGGAGGTGGCGGGAACGGTGGCGGGCGACGATACCATCCTGGTGGTGGTGAGGGAGGGGCATGAGGCCGGGGTACTGGCCGGGCGCTTCCAGGAGATGGCGGGTTGA